One genomic window of Parcubacteria group bacterium includes the following:
- a CDS encoding DUF4012 domain-containing protein has product MPKKENKTPLKSKSLSSRKIAREAKDNLDFSITKKVIHHDDYEALVTKRGYEHRRAPRSTMPTEAPAPAQESALKAPSREKPAAPSYVLAVRHGENTRSPHVVRLLGEWEKGAQAAPKQAARKSSASRVLPDNPRWQKEVARLRSQAAETYKNAAGRVTVDLLGRKSKSKHRAKQKPVAFSEIMDRTSAGVIRAFFATIRWLFEFVLSIPLGFLLACTVLLSLIEAGNKGSKSVVRAAARFVSWAIQQAFFTLIAVAKAVLVVPIKLVTLGVAGVYRAVSALGLLAAGSGKAAAEAVINYFSVFARPPQHLYRKLAAFALIGMFVMLPVKFLETAPEKISFLRGSVLGATKEGYQNIALLDLAAARTNFEQARQSLDSLNAPLRALVEVLPAGQDGVHAIGAGDELAQAGQYLEEAARALGAGERPTETLASLSSALQAALPHLASAEAHLSAVSPNAVPEEYREKFSAASEALPRVNAAIQDTLQLTGTVSTLLGERELKRYAVLFQNNNELRPAGGFIGSLAFVDISGGQVVNIEVPGGGAYDFQGYLSEHVKAPKPLSLINARWELQDANWYPDWPTSAAKVVWFLEHAGYSTVDGVIAVQATTLEKLLAITGPVAFPEQGVTLTSENVISEIQTAVELEYDKEENKPKAYIGELLPRVLESVLASSGERALELLGLIRSEISQKNILLYFADQEANESFRARGWQPGIASASTDYLSVVHANIGGGKTDGVISESWSQEVVIDDEGRATTELTIIREHRGDLGDAFTGVNNVDYVRVYAPDGSELVSFTGTKAPASNLFETPQVYYQDDEELARIEGKVIIDEASGTRITREFGKTVFGNWLQVAPGAVVVAKIKYKLPFKIKPYDLLNPNTRTGYSLIMQKQAGARPIPYSMALRYPSNWSVSWSKAAGDGEVSVLGPGLTVFEGDLSSDTGFAVSFDD; this is encoded by the coding sequence ATGCCCAAAAAAGAAAACAAAACTCCGCTAAAATCAAAATCGCTGTCATCACGGAAAATTGCCCGGGAGGCCAAGGACAATCTTGATTTTTCAATCACCAAAAAGGTGATCCACCACGACGATTACGAGGCTCTGGTAACCAAGCGCGGGTACGAACACCGACGCGCACCGAGGAGCACCATGCCCACGGAAGCGCCCGCGCCCGCACAAGAGAGCGCCCTAAAGGCCCCAAGCAGAGAGAAGCCTGCCGCGCCCTCGTACGTCCTGGCTGTGCGCCACGGCGAAAACACGCGCTCCCCGCACGTGGTGCGCCTGCTCGGGGAGTGGGAGAAAGGGGCACAAGCCGCGCCCAAGCAGGCCGCCCGCAAAAGCAGCGCAAGCCGCGTGCTTCCGGACAATCCCCGGTGGCAGAAGGAGGTTGCGCGCTTGCGCAGCCAGGCCGCGGAAACGTACAAAAACGCCGCAGGCCGGGTTACGGTTGACCTCTTGGGGAGGAAAAGCAAATCAAAGCACAGGGCAAAGCAAAAACCTGTCGCATTTTCGGAAATAATGGACCGCACGAGCGCCGGGGTGATACGCGCCTTTTTCGCAACCATACGCTGGCTGTTTGAATTCGTACTTTCCATTCCGCTCGGATTTTTGCTTGCGTGTACCGTGCTCCTCTCCCTCATAGAGGCGGGAAACAAGGGCAGCAAGAGCGTGGTCCGGGCAGCGGCCCGATTCGTGTCGTGGGCAATCCAGCAGGCGTTTTTTACGCTCATCGCAGTGGCCAAAGCAGTGCTCGTGGTGCCCATCAAGCTCGTGACGCTCGGCGTTGCCGGAGTCTACCGCGCGGTCAGCGCTCTCGGCTTGCTTGCGGCGGGTTCGGGCAAAGCCGCGGCAGAGGCAGTTATCAATTATTTTTCCGTGTTCGCGCGCCCGCCGCAACACCTCTACCGCAAGCTCGCGGCGTTTGCCCTCATCGGCATGTTCGTGATGTTGCCGGTTAAGTTTTTAGAGACTGCTCCAGAAAAAATAAGCTTTCTGCGCGGATCGGTCCTCGGAGCCACCAAGGAAGGCTACCAGAATATCGCCCTTCTGGACCTTGCCGCGGCAAGGACGAATTTTGAGCAGGCGCGGCAGAGCCTGGATTCCCTCAATGCACCCTTGCGCGCGCTCGTGGAAGTTTTGCCGGCCGGCCAGGATGGCGTGCACGCGATCGGCGCCGGAGATGAGCTTGCCCAGGCCGGGCAGTACCTGGAGGAAGCAGCGCGCGCTTTGGGCGCGGGAGAACGCCCGACCGAAACACTCGCAAGCTTGAGTTCAGCGCTCCAGGCCGCTCTGCCGCATTTGGCAAGCGCAGAAGCGCACCTCTCGGCAGTCAGCCCAAATGCCGTGCCCGAAGAGTACCGCGAAAAATTTTCAGCTGCATCCGAGGCACTGCCCCGCGTGAATGCGGCGATCCAGGATACGCTCCAGCTTACGGGCACAGTCTCCACGCTCCTCGGGGAACGCGAGCTCAAGCGCTATGCCGTGCTCTTCCAGAACAACAATGAGCTGCGCCCGGCGGGCGGGTTCATCGGCAGCCTCGCGTTCGTGGATATTTCCGGCGGGCAGGTTGTGAACATAGAGGTTCCGGGCGGCGGGGCATACGATTTCCAAGGCTATCTCTCGGAGCATGTCAAAGCCCCAAAGCCGCTCTCCCTCATCAATGCCCGCTGGGAACTGCAGGATGCGAACTGGTACCCGGACTGGCCAACGAGCGCCGCAAAGGTCGTCTGGTTTTTGGAGCACGCCGGCTACTCCACGGTGGACGGGGTGATTGCGGTGCAGGCAACCACCCTGGAAAAGCTCTTGGCAATCACCGGGCCCGTGGCATTCCCGGAGCAGGGGGTAACGCTTACCAGCGAAAACGTGATTTCCGAAATCCAAACTGCGGTTGAGCTTGAGTATGATAAAGAAGAGAACAAGCCAAAGGCGTACATCGGGGAATTATTGCCGCGCGTCCTGGAATCCGTGCTCGCCTCAAGCGGGGAACGCGCGCTTGAACTCCTCGGGCTCATCAGGTCTGAAATCAGCCAAAAGAACATTCTGCTCTACTTTGCGGACCAGGAGGCAAACGAGTCGTTCAGAGCCCGGGGCTGGCAGCCGGGCATTGCATCCGCGAGCACGGATTACCTCTCCGTGGTCCACGCGAACATCGGCGGCGGCAAGACCGACGGGGTGATCAGTGAATCCTGGAGCCAGGAAGTGGTGATTGATGATGAAGGCAGGGCCACAACAGAACTCACCATCATCCGCGAGCACCGCGGGGACCTTGGTGATGCGTTCACCGGCGTAAACAACGTGGACTATGTGCGCGTGTACGCCCCCGATGGCAGCGAGCTTGTTTCATTTACCGGAACCAAAGCGCCGGCATCAAATTTATTTGAAACTCCGCAGGTATATTACCAGGACGATGAAGAGCTTGCTCGCATTGAAGGCAAGGTGATCATTGATGAGGCGAGCGGCACGCGCATCACCCGCGAGTTCGGCAAGACCGTGTTCGGCAACTGGCTGCAGGTTGCTCCTGGCGCTGTGGTTGTGGCGAAAATCAAA